One region of Novipirellula artificiosorum genomic DNA includes:
- a CDS encoding twin-arginine translocation signal domain-containing protein, translating into MQNQAKSRRHFLKTSLAGSAAASVPYFFSRTRTLAQETKSKNDRMTVGVIGAGGIAGLARHPRWTIAT; encoded by the coding sequence ATGCAAAACCAAGCGAAAAGTCGACGTCATTTCCTGAAGACTTCACTTGCCGGGTCGGCCGCGGCTAGCGTTCCCTATTTCTTTTCGCGCACGCGGACGCTCGCCCAGGAAACGAAGTCGAAGAACGATCGCATGACCGTTGGCGTGATCGGTGCCGGTGGGATCGCTGGCTTGGCCCGGCACCCAAGGTGGACTATCGCTACATGA
- a CDS encoding type II secretion system F family protein, with protein MNPSSIKSTKTNPKRVLPEHQFPKWVAKQIGSGFKRMVRLARPPQYELLARFSYDLGTCVRSSVDIVRGLELCLKALRRTRLGACWSGAVELVRSGSSLAQALRGGEDLLPPFFLPVINAGEQTGRLAEALGFLQRHCKLLAGPASALRKLWVYPIAILSMGSIVKVILTMYLASFAAATRIGIQETLSWLQLGLIVVVMMTTPVRVFMDQVRLSIPWIGELEREIVLHRFFRVLALLYSVGGQRVEAMIRTAVETVTNHAAKSELLKAAESIEQGHTLTDAFGHLTILTPDEKGTIEAGDLSGTLEQAFDRISDQTGASMLCKLEWIQPMLMRILAYVVMFSIVGTLLSLIREATL; from the coding sequence ATGAATCCATCCTCTATCAAGTCTACAAAGACGAATCCGAAGAGGGTGTTACCTGAACACCAGTTTCCAAAGTGGGTCGCGAAACAAATAGGCAGCGGGTTCAAGCGAATGGTGCGTCTCGCTAGGCCGCCTCAGTACGAATTGCTGGCGAGGTTTTCGTATGACCTTGGTACTTGTGTCCGATCATCCGTCGATATCGTTCGCGGTTTAGAACTCTGTCTCAAAGCTCTCCGCAGAACTCGACTTGGTGCTTGTTGGTCGGGTGCGGTTGAATTGGTCCGCAGTGGATCATCGCTGGCCCAAGCGCTACGCGGTGGTGAGGATCTTTTACCTCCGTTCTTTCTACCCGTAATTAATGCGGGCGAGCAAACGGGGCGTTTGGCTGAGGCCCTTGGGTTTCTGCAAAGACATTGCAAATTGTTGGCCGGTCCGGCTTCGGCGCTGCGTAAACTGTGGGTGTATCCCATTGCGATTCTGTCGATGGGGTCCATCGTGAAGGTCATCTTGACGATGTATTTGGCGTCCTTTGCTGCGGCGACACGCATAGGGATCCAAGAAACGCTTTCATGGCTTCAGCTTGGTTTGATCGTCGTGGTGATGATGACGACGCCCGTGCGAGTTTTCATGGATCAAGTGCGATTATCGATTCCATGGATCGGCGAGTTGGAAAGAGAGATCGTGTTGCACCGATTCTTTCGTGTTCTGGCACTACTGTACTCGGTTGGCGGACAACGAGTTGAAGCCATGATCCGAACGGCGGTCGAAACGGTCACTAACCATGCTGCGAAATCAGAATTGTTAAAAGCTGCAGAGTCGATCGAGCAAGGACATACCCTTACCGATGCGTTCGGTCACTTGACGATCCTGACACCTGATGAAAAAGGAACGATTGAGGCCGGAGATCTGTCGGGCACTTTGGAGCAAGCGTTTGATCGCATCTCGGATCAAACCGGTGCGAGCATGCTGTGCAAGTTAGAATGGATTCAGCCAATGTTGATGCGAATCCTAGCATACGTCGTGATGTTTTCCATCGTCGGCACGCTTTTGAGTTTAATTCGCGAAGCAACGTTATGA
- a CDS encoding sulfatase-like hydrolase/transferase — MSKIPLVIFIATIVSSTSIIVTCSADDRPRKPNIVLLLTDDLGWQDVKCYDIDEPSPMETPNIDALAKKGVMFWQGYSPTPVCASSRCAIMSGIHAARAQKTSVRGGTPPVPLNQASRVIAPWQRFGLPPDELTLPKLLQQNGYVTGHSGKWHMSKGGERADANRVPFGFDYTRCDRGSRHAMSDRLSGFATDAADDPYRLDAKGYPYHQTNEDALTFLKQNKDKPFFLYYATWLVHAPIHTRSEAHLQKYVNLLGTDPTNTPKKETPGQLNPFYAAMVQELDYYVGQVFDYLDQTEDPRWPGHNLSENTYLIFSSDNGGMEGSPAERFTDNRPLLRGKISAMEGGTRVPLIITGPGIPAGVQTDVMANGLDFYPTILSMVGVEKPSHKRFDGCDLTPLLLSDPTDPSRVTEADGSVRDTMVWHFPVGVALESTIRSGDYKLVRNYDHVNNPETPELELYRLYETVDGVSKRADIEESKNLAESMPEKTQQLAQKLTDILDGMNTTYPYYNPDCSGPLPHQQNVPTVLSLTRSGKTAELTYKENGAKVVRADLIYTTHGGDRDEEWLRTLASVSSQGTVTATLPEGTTHYFINLIDENNFLVSYPKVAGDKPSYAADAMESGAIGTSVQSTETNEPRSAAESEKFSQVDTNADGKISIEEYLAPFYTGFERKDRNSDGVLTPDEHAHASFEGADKDKNGHLTREEYLAIHRRHFANFDKNGDGYITPDERVSAKRR, encoded by the coding sequence ATGAGCAAAATACCTCTCGTGATTTTCATCGCGACAATCGTTTCGTCAACTTCAATCATCGTCACCTGTTCGGCAGATGATCGTCCTCGCAAGCCCAACATCGTGCTGCTATTGACGGATGACCTTGGTTGGCAGGATGTGAAGTGCTACGACATCGACGAACCGTCGCCGATGGAAACACCGAACATCGACGCCCTAGCGAAGAAGGGTGTCATGTTTTGGCAAGGCTATTCGCCGACGCCAGTTTGTGCCTCATCGCGGTGTGCCATCATGAGTGGCATCCACGCGGCGCGGGCTCAAAAAACAAGTGTCCGTGGCGGTACACCACCGGTTCCGCTGAATCAGGCGTCCCGGGTGATTGCTCCCTGGCAGCGTTTTGGTCTTCCACCCGATGAACTGACGCTGCCGAAACTGCTGCAGCAGAATGGTTATGTGACCGGTCACTCGGGTAAATGGCATATGTCCAAAGGAGGCGAACGAGCAGATGCCAACCGCGTGCCCTTTGGCTTTGACTACACCCGATGTGACCGGGGATCGCGTCATGCGATGTCCGACCGCTTGAGCGGATTTGCGACGGATGCTGCTGACGATCCCTACCGACTCGACGCCAAGGGGTATCCTTATCACCAGACCAACGAAGACGCGCTGACGTTTTTGAAGCAGAACAAAGACAAACCTTTCTTCCTCTACTATGCTACCTGGTTGGTGCATGCGCCAATCCATACACGATCCGAAGCACACCTGCAGAAGTACGTGAACTTGCTGGGAACCGATCCGACCAACACACCCAAAAAGGAAACACCGGGTCAGCTGAATCCCTTCTATGCCGCAATGGTCCAGGAATTGGATTACTACGTCGGTCAAGTATTCGATTACCTGGATCAAACCGAAGACCCACGCTGGCCAGGGCACAATCTGAGCGAAAACACCTACCTGATTTTCTCATCCGATAACGGTGGGATGGAAGGATCACCGGCTGAACGTTTCACCGACAATCGGCCACTGCTTCGTGGCAAGATTTCGGCGATGGAAGGAGGCACGCGAGTGCCGCTCATTATCACTGGCCCCGGTATTCCTGCGGGTGTCCAGACCGATGTGATGGCAAACGGCCTCGATTTCTATCCCACCATTTTGTCCATGGTAGGCGTCGAAAAGCCAAGCCACAAACGTTTTGACGGCTGCGATCTGACTCCCCTGTTGCTGAGCGACCCAACCGATCCTTCACGGGTGACCGAGGCAGACGGCTCGGTACGCGACACCATGGTCTGGCACTTCCCCGTTGGCGTAGCCCTCGAGAGCACGATCCGCAGCGGCGACTACAAGCTGGTCCGCAACTACGACCATGTCAACAATCCGGAGACCCCTGAACTCGAACTGTATCGCCTTTACGAGACGGTCGACGGGGTTTCGAAGCGGGCCGATATCGAAGAGTCCAAGAACCTCGCGGAATCGATGCCGGAAAAAACGCAGCAGTTGGCTCAGAAGTTGACTGATATTCTCGATGGGATGAACACGACCTACCCCTACTACAATCCGGATTGTTCCGGACCGTTGCCTCACCAGCAAAACGTCCCGACCGTGCTGTCACTGACCCGCAGCGGCAAGACAGCGGAGTTGACCTACAAAGAGAATGGGGCGAAGGTTGTCCGCGCCGACCTGATCTATACGACCCATGGCGGCGACCGCGACGAAGAGTGGCTTCGCACTTTGGCGAGTGTGAGTTCGCAGGGCACCGTCACCGCGACATTGCCGGAAGGGACGACTCATTACTTCATCAATCTGATCGATGAAAACAACTTTCTGGTCAGCTATCCGAAAGTAGCTGGCGACAAACCATCCTACGCAGCCGATGCGATGGAGTCGGGGGCGATAGGCACAAGTGTGCAGTCGACGGAAACAAACGAACCACGCTCGGCCGCGGAATCCGAAAAGTTCAGTCAGGTCGACACCAACGCCGATGGAAAAATCAGTATCGAGGAGTACCTGGCACCCTTCTACACGGGGTTTGAACGTAAGGACAGAAACAGCGACGGCGTGCTAACGCCCGATGAGCATGCGCACGCCTCATTCGAAGGGGCTGACAAAGACAAGAATGGGCATCTCACCCGCGAGGAGTACCTGGCGATCCATCGTCGGCACTTCGCAAACTTCGATAAAAACGGAGATGGCTACATCACGCCAGACGAAAGGGTGTCGGCAAAAAGACGCTAG
- a CDS encoding class II aldolase/adducin family protein: MNQDETRSELLSLSHFLGEEHRHLAILGEGNTSAKIDDKTFLVKASGSCLQTLGEDDVVACRFDKLLPMLDQDDLSDQDIEDHLLGCRVDSASKKPSVETLFHAYFLTLPEINFVGHTHSIPVNQVLCSPLAEKFATQKLFPDEIVCCGAESVLVPYTDPGLKLSQTIRDKTKAFIEKRGAPPRVILLANHGIITLGKTPGAVKVAMLMAHKSAEIFVGAAAMGGPVFMSAEDVDRIANRIDEHYRQRALKL; the protein is encoded by the coding sequence ATGAACCAAGACGAAACCCGCTCCGAACTGCTTTCCCTTTCCCATTTCCTTGGCGAAGAGCATCGGCATCTTGCCATTCTTGGGGAAGGCAACACGTCGGCGAAGATCGACGACAAGACGTTCCTGGTCAAAGCCAGCGGAAGTTGCCTTCAAACGCTCGGCGAAGACGATGTCGTCGCGTGCCGGTTCGACAAACTGCTTCCGATGCTCGACCAAGACGACCTCAGCGATCAAGACATCGAAGATCACCTACTCGGTTGCCGGGTTGATTCCGCTTCAAAGAAACCGTCGGTAGAAACTCTCTTCCACGCATATTTCTTGACGTTGCCGGAGATCAACTTCGTCGGTCACACGCACAGCATTCCCGTCAATCAAGTTTTGTGTTCACCGCTAGCCGAGAAGTTTGCGACCCAAAAACTCTTTCCGGATGAAATCGTATGCTGCGGTGCTGAGTCGGTGTTGGTTCCCTACACCGATCCTGGCCTGAAACTGTCGCAAACGATTCGTGACAAGACGAAAGCGTTCATCGAAAAGAGGGGCGCGCCGCCGCGAGTCATCTTGCTAGCCAATCACGGCATCATCACGCTGGGCAAGACGCCTGGTGCCGTCAAAGTCGCAATGCTGATGGCACACAAGTCGGCGGAAATTTTTGTCGGTGCCGCAGCCATGGGAGGTCCCGTCTTCATGTCAGCGGAAGATGTTGACCGCATTGCCAATCGTATCGACGAACACTATCGACAGCGCGCCTTGAAACTCTAA
- a CDS encoding Gfo/Idh/MocA family oxidoreductase codes for MDYRYMSGGKNGKSNCHYEFRWWYEYSGGKLTDWGAHHVDICNWALKLNGQAEGPTSIGGSASHPVEFKGGFPVQTDRYNTATEFQFKVEYPSGAEMIIRNDTDNGVLITGEKGRIFVNRKKVVGKPVEDLQHDPLPEDAMAKVYKGLPLETGSSRTAHWGNFLHCVREQETPISDVHTHMEMLNVCHLAGISARLGRDLKWDDVQQQILGDDEANSFLKRSYRSGYEIEM; via the coding sequence GTGGACTATCGCTACATGAGCGGCGGCAAGAACGGAAAGTCGAACTGCCACTATGAATTCCGGTGGTGGTACGAGTACAGCGGCGGCAAACTGACCGACTGGGGGGCACACCATGTTGACATTTGCAACTGGGCATTAAAGCTAAACGGGCAAGCCGAAGGCCCCACGTCGATCGGTGGGTCCGCGAGCCATCCGGTCGAATTCAAAGGTGGTTTTCCAGTTCAAACCGATCGCTACAACACAGCGACTGAGTTTCAGTTCAAGGTCGAGTATCCGAGCGGTGCGGAGATGATCATAAGGAACGATACGGATAATGGCGTGCTGATCACCGGCGAAAAAGGACGCATCTTCGTGAATCGAAAGAAGGTCGTGGGCAAGCCGGTTGAGGATCTTCAGCATGATCCCTTGCCCGAGGACGCGATGGCCAAGGTCTACAAGGGACTTCCGTTGGAAACTGGCAGCAGTCGCACTGCCCACTGGGGCAACTTTCTTCATTGCGTTCGCGAACAAGAAACGCCGATTTCCGACGTCCACACTCACATGGAGATGTTGAACGTTTGCCACCTGGCCGGCATCTCGGCGCGATTGGGCCGTGACCTGAAATGGGACGATGTACAGCAACAAATCCTTGGGGATGACGAAGCCAACAGCTTCCTGAAGCGTTCGTACCGCAGCGGCTACGAGATTGAGATGTGA
- a CDS encoding sulfatase-like hydrolase/transferase, which yields MKPLSILFYLCLATTAFARGADRPNILFIIADDQSPFDLKVYDPKSALDTPTLDRLAAAGMVFDGAYQMGAWCGGVCTPSRHMIMSGRTLWHIPDKTKPGRNPLSADPKFVPTELASHTMAAVFNEAGYDTMRTCKRGNSYAAANRQFTTVRDATKRGETDETGSAWHAAQVLEYLQQREASDDRDPFLIYFGFSHPHDTRMGKPELLAKYGAVNHGDKNRLPPANAKQPPLPVNYLPAHPFDNTDMNVRDEVNVSGVWKNRDERTIRNELGREYACSENIDIQISKVLEKLEAMGELDNTYIIYTADHGMAIGRHGLQGKQNLYQHTWRVPFIAKGPGIKPGSRVDGNIYLLDVLATLCALAGVERPETCEGNSFKPVLMGEKNVVRNVLYGGYCGGKKPGMRCVKQGDWKLIRYESADEGVSQTQLFNLAENPNELLIQHHDPKVTAMTGTNPGPHQVNLADDPKHARKLEEMEQQLLTQMRLHDDPYRFTGQPMDAPEPEE from the coding sequence ATGAAACCGTTGTCGATTCTCTTCTACCTGTGTCTCGCGACGACTGCATTCGCGAGGGGCGCGGACCGCCCCAATATTCTGTTCATTATCGCGGACGATCAGTCGCCCTTCGATCTGAAGGTCTATGATCCGAAATCGGCCTTGGATACCCCGACCCTTGATCGACTGGCTGCCGCGGGGATGGTGTTCGATGGTGCCTATCAGATGGGGGCTTGGTGTGGCGGTGTCTGCACTCCATCTCGTCACATGATTATGTCGGGACGCACGCTCTGGCACATTCCAGACAAAACGAAACCCGGACGAAATCCGTTGTCGGCGGATCCAAAGTTCGTCCCGACAGAGCTAGCCAGCCATACGATGGCCGCAGTCTTCAACGAAGCGGGCTACGACACGATGCGAACTTGCAAGCGTGGCAACAGCTACGCGGCAGCAAACCGTCAATTTACGACCGTGCGTGACGCGACCAAACGCGGTGAAACCGACGAAACCGGTAGTGCCTGGCACGCTGCACAAGTCCTCGAGTATTTGCAGCAACGCGAGGCGTCCGATGACCGTGATCCGTTCTTGATCTACTTCGGATTCTCGCACCCGCACGACACCCGGATGGGAAAACCGGAACTGTTGGCCAAGTACGGTGCAGTCAACCACGGAGACAAGAACCGGCTGCCGCCTGCGAACGCAAAGCAGCCGCCTTTGCCAGTCAATTACTTACCCGCTCACCCGTTCGACAATACAGACATGAACGTCCGAGACGAGGTGAACGTCAGCGGGGTCTGGAAGAACCGGGATGAGCGCACGATCCGCAACGAATTGGGACGTGAGTACGCATGTAGCGAGAACATCGACATCCAAATCAGCAAGGTGTTAGAAAAACTCGAAGCGATGGGTGAGTTGGACAACACCTACATTATCTACACCGCCGATCACGGCATGGCGATTGGTCGTCACGGTCTGCAGGGAAAACAGAATCTCTACCAGCATACGTGGCGAGTTCCGTTCATAGCCAAAGGCCCTGGCATCAAGCCCGGGTCGCGAGTTGACGGTAATATCTATCTGCTGGATGTGTTGGCCACACTCTGCGCTCTCGCGGGAGTCGAACGACCGGAAACGTGCGAAGGCAACAGCTTCAAGCCTGTCCTGATGGGAGAGAAGAACGTTGTCCGCAATGTCCTTTATGGCGGCTACTGCGGTGGAAAAAAGCCAGGGATGCGATGTGTGAAGCAAGGCGACTGGAAGCTGATTCGATACGAATCGGCTGACGAAGGAGTGAGTCAGACGCAGCTGTTTAACCTTGCCGAAAACCCGAACGAGTTATTGATCCAGCATCACGACCCAAAGGTCACCGCGATGACGGGAACGAACCCCGGTCCGCACCAAGTTAACTTGGCCGACGATCCGAAACACGCTCGTAAGCTCGAAGAGATGGAGCAGCAACTGCTGACTCAGATGCGACTCCATGACGATCCTTATCGGTTCACTGGCCAACCCATGGACGCTCCCGAGCCAGAGGAGTGA
- a CDS encoding glycoside hydrolase family 78 protein, giving the protein MKLRVLTGILLVQLTGCHIAFCEAAMPEHLVVGEGFVEPLGFHDAMPTFSWKLPVGTERQTSYQIEVRDTLAEKTVWDSGWVESDQSVFVPYGGSPLLSRQQLSWRIRFRDQDGNDSDWSAAAEFEMGLLTSKDWNAQWIRSASEVDSDEEKVAYLRREFPVATTIARARLYATARGLYEVYLNGEKVGNDAFTPGWTSYGNRIDTQTYDVTAQLKQGENALGAMLGYGWYAGRIGWQKQRNIYGEVPELLLQLEITFEDGRVQTIASDDAWQATLGGPIVASSIYDGETFDARQSMPGWNEIGFDDSDWSNVATVAKLETPRLTPKPFAPVRMTETLSTQTITEPEPGRFVFDLGQNMVGWPELNLPVEKNETVTIRFAEMLNQDGTMYTDNYRSAKSIDFYTAAESGRITWKPTFTFHGFRYVELSGLPQGSTPTADWVKGLVLHSDLKRTGSFESSHEKLNQLQRNIDWGQRGNFLDIPTDCPQRDERCGWTGDAQAFCPTAMFNYDCHAFWKSWLRSMRDDQFSDGRIPHVIPDILKNRGGSPGWVDAATIIPWQVYLRTSDKEILLENYDMMERLVGWYREHVKGGVVEKVEGFGDWLQPYASDNKGDTPHVVLATLFYANSVQILADSARALGKSSDGDKYGQEAAAAKQAFANHFFDSNGKLQNAPETQTAYILAIAFDLIPAELQTQAANHLVRLIGEADGHLRTGFLGTPFITQVLDQSGHSDVAFSVLFKETYPSWFYSINQGATTMWERWNSYSHTDGFGDVGMNSFNHYAYGAVGQWMYERIAGLSPDPAHPGYKHFFVRPILGGPLTSASAELETGYGKAASGWQHVGDKVELTVTVPPNTTATVVFPDDRPAETLSAGQYRFECKGPSESLR; this is encoded by the coding sequence ATGAAATTAAGAGTATTGACTGGGATACTACTTGTGCAATTGACCGGCTGTCACATTGCCTTTTGCGAGGCGGCAATGCCGGAGCATCTGGTCGTCGGCGAGGGGTTCGTGGAGCCGTTAGGTTTCCATGATGCGATGCCGACGTTTTCCTGGAAACTGCCCGTAGGCACCGAACGCCAGACGAGCTACCAGATCGAAGTTCGTGACACGCTGGCCGAGAAAACGGTTTGGGACAGCGGATGGGTCGAGTCGGATCAATCTGTCTTCGTTCCTTACGGTGGTTCCCCTCTGCTGTCACGCCAACAACTCAGTTGGCGCATCCGTTTCCGGGACCAAGATGGCAATGATTCTGATTGGAGTGCTGCTGCCGAATTCGAGATGGGGCTCCTGACTTCAAAGGACTGGAACGCGCAATGGATCCGATCGGCATCGGAAGTTGATAGTGACGAAGAAAAGGTTGCCTATCTAAGACGGGAGTTTCCTGTCGCGACAACAATTGCACGGGCACGCCTCTATGCGACGGCTCGCGGACTTTACGAGGTTTATCTGAACGGCGAAAAAGTGGGTAACGACGCCTTCACTCCCGGTTGGACATCCTACGGTAACCGGATTGATACCCAAACGTATGATGTCACCGCGCAGTTGAAACAAGGTGAGAATGCCCTGGGGGCGATGTTGGGTTACGGATGGTACGCGGGACGTATCGGTTGGCAGAAACAAAGAAACATCTATGGCGAAGTTCCCGAATTGCTTCTGCAGCTCGAGATCACGTTTGAAGATGGCCGTGTGCAAACCATTGCTTCGGATGACGCATGGCAAGCGACACTCGGCGGGCCGATTGTCGCATCAAGTATTTACGACGGTGAAACCTTTGATGCGCGTCAATCGATGCCGGGTTGGAACGAGATCGGCTTTGACGATTCAGATTGGAGCAACGTGGCGACGGTTGCAAAACTGGAAACGCCCCGTTTGACGCCCAAGCCGTTCGCACCCGTGCGAATGACCGAGACCTTGTCCACTCAGACGATCACCGAGCCAGAGCCAGGGCGGTTTGTGTTCGATCTGGGCCAAAACATGGTCGGTTGGCCTGAACTCAATCTGCCTGTCGAGAAGAACGAAACGGTAACCATCCGATTCGCTGAAATGCTGAATCAAGACGGCACGATGTACACTGACAATTATCGTTCCGCCAAGTCGATTGACTTCTACACCGCGGCAGAGTCGGGAAGGATCACCTGGAAGCCGACATTCACGTTTCACGGTTTTCGATATGTGGAGCTGTCGGGCTTGCCCCAGGGATCGACGCCCACCGCAGACTGGGTCAAGGGGCTGGTCCTGCATTCCGATCTGAAACGAACGGGCTCGTTTGAATCGTCGCACGAAAAACTAAACCAGTTGCAACGCAATATCGATTGGGGGCAGCGAGGTAACTTCCTGGATATCCCAACCGACTGCCCACAACGCGACGAGCGTTGCGGATGGACCGGCGATGCCCAAGCATTCTGCCCGACCGCGATGTTCAACTACGATTGCCATGCGTTCTGGAAAAGCTGGTTGCGATCGATGCGTGACGACCAGTTTAGCGATGGTCGCATTCCTCACGTGATTCCCGATATATTGAAGAATCGTGGCGGCAGTCCAGGCTGGGTGGACGCGGCCACGATCATTCCCTGGCAAGTCTATCTTCGTACCAGTGATAAGGAGATCTTGCTCGAGAACTATGACATGATGGAGCGACTCGTCGGCTGGTACCGCGAACACGTCAAAGGGGGTGTCGTTGAAAAAGTGGAGGGTTTTGGGGACTGGCTCCAACCGTATGCTTCCGACAACAAGGGCGACACGCCCCATGTGGTACTCGCAACCCTGTTCTACGCAAACAGTGTTCAAATTCTCGCAGATTCTGCTCGCGCTCTGGGCAAGAGTTCCGATGGCGACAAATATGGCCAGGAAGCTGCTGCGGCAAAGCAGGCTTTTGCGAATCACTTCTTCGATTCCAATGGGAAACTGCAAAATGCACCCGAGACTCAGACAGCCTACATCCTTGCGATTGCGTTCGACCTGATCCCCGCAGAGCTGCAGACGCAAGCGGCCAACCATTTGGTCCGGCTGATTGGCGAAGCGGACGGTCATCTACGCACCGGCTTCCTCGGCACGCCGTTTATCACCCAAGTACTCGATCAATCGGGACATTCGGATGTAGCGTTCTCTGTCCTGTTCAAAGAGACTTATCCGTCGTGGTTCTACTCCATCAACCAGGGAGCGACGACGATGTGGGAACGATGGAACAGCTATAGCCACACCGATGGCTTTGGTGACGTGGGGATGAATTCCTTTAATCACTACGCCTACGGTGCCGTCGGACAGTGGATGTATGAACGAATTGCCGGTCTTTCACCTGATCCTGCGCACCCCGGCTACAAGCACTTCTTTGTTCGGCCGATCCTTGGAGGCCCCCTGACTTCCGCCAGTGCCGAACTGGAAACCGGTTACGGCAAGGCAGCGAGTGGTTGGCAACACGTGGGGGATAAGGTGGAACTGACCGTCACCGTACCTCCTAACACCACCGCGACCGTTGTCTTTCCTGATGATCGCCCTGCGGAGACCTTGTCCGCTGGGCAATATCGCTTCGAGTGCAAGGGGCCTTCTGAGTCACTCCGTTAA
- a CDS encoding PQQ-binding-like beta-propeller repeat protein yields MISRSILFSVYCFAFACPALISQAVEPSKSALPAPFEQNDLLWELTLASRQYTTPVLDNGQLFLGMNDYFLEHPAQKTTGGGLLQCRNPETGALDWQMVIPRFEEGDIAPSHFNRWTCGLCSRPALDESRLYIVSPRGDILCLDRKGQADGNDGPFKEEAAYMELPDETKIQTTDGDIIWAHNMLEENKVVPHDVCGSSPLLVGNYLYACTSNGQDNKHQFIVNPKAPALIVLNKDTGQLAAVENEGISSRTFHCNWSSPVAAEVNGETLVLFGGGDGILYAFEPVTATTGQPQTLKKRWQYDCCPERYRIKDGQLQTYSNHSKRSQEGPSEIIAIPTVVDGRVYVPIGQSPNHGPGQGMLSCVDVATGKMIWESDKVARTTAQPCVKDGLVYISDYSGNLSCLDADSGELYWQHDMESGAWCASPVVIGENVYISTEKRVMWILKTGTKKEVLHRARFRLSPITPMAQDGTIYIPTQRHLFALKASF; encoded by the coding sequence ATGATATCCAGATCAATACTCTTTTCCGTTTACTGTTTTGCTTTCGCTTGCCCTGCCTTGATCAGCCAGGCGGTCGAACCTTCAAAATCCGCTCTTCCCGCGCCGTTTGAGCAGAACGACCTACTCTGGGAGTTAACGTTGGCATCCCGCCAGTACACTACCCCTGTCCTAGATAATGGCCAGCTCTTTCTCGGCATGAACGATTATTTCCTTGAGCACCCTGCACAAAAAACGACCGGCGGCGGTCTTTTGCAATGTCGGAATCCGGAAACAGGGGCTCTCGATTGGCAGATGGTGATTCCGCGGTTTGAAGAAGGTGATATTGCCCCGTCGCATTTCAATCGCTGGACTTGCGGCCTTTGTTCGCGTCCGGCACTCGACGAAAGCCGGCTCTACATTGTCAGCCCCCGCGGAGACATCTTATGCCTCGATCGCAAAGGACAGGCCGACGGAAACGACGGCCCGTTCAAAGAAGAAGCCGCCTACATGGAGCTTCCGGACGAAACAAAGATCCAAACCACCGACGGAGATATTATCTGGGCCCACAATATGCTCGAAGAGAACAAGGTCGTTCCGCACGATGTCTGCGGAAGCTCCCCGCTGCTCGTCGGCAACTACCTCTATGCCTGCACTTCCAACGGACAGGACAACAAGCACCAATTCATCGTGAATCCGAAAGCTCCGGCCCTGATCGTACTCAATAAAGATACCGGCCAGCTTGCTGCGGTTGAAAACGAGGGGATCAGCAGTCGAACGTTCCACTGCAATTGGTCTTCTCCGGTCGCAGCCGAAGTGAATGGAGAAACACTGGTGCTGTTCGGCGGCGGAGACGGGATCCTTTATGCCTTCGAACCGGTCACCGCAACAACGGGCCAGCCGCAGACCTTGAAAAAACGCTGGCAGTATGACTGCTGTCCCGAACGGTACCGCATCAAAGACGGCCAGTTGCAAACCTATTCCAATCACTCCAAACGCAGCCAGGAAGGGCCCAGCGAAATCATCGCCATTCCTACCGTCGTGGACGGACGCGTCTACGTTCCGATCGGGCAAAGTCCCAACCACGGCCCCGGACAGGGCATGCTATCCTGTGTTGATGTAGCCACCGGGAAAATGATCTGGGAATCCGATAAAGTTGCTCGCACCACGGCACAGCCCTGCGTGAAGGACGGGCTCGTCTATATCAGCGACTATTCCGGAAACCTCAGTTGCCTTGACGCCGACAGCGGTGAACTGTACTGGCAGCACGACATGGAATCCGGTGCCTGGTGCGCCTCCCCCGTCGTGATTGGGGAAAACGTCTACATCAGCACCGAAAAGCGAGTGATGTGGATTCTCAAGACGGGAACAAAGAAAGAAGTGCTGCATCGCGCACGCTTTCGATTATCCCCCATCACTCCAATGGCGCAGGATGGGACCATCTACATCCCCACGCAGAGACACCTGTTCGCACTGAAAGCCTCTTTTTGA